One Nocardiopsis gilva YIM 90087 genomic window, TAGCGCGTCCAGACGGGATGTTCGGGCGGTCACTTGGTGCTCCAGCTGGTCACTGTCGAGCTCTGGCTCCCACTGGAGCATGATGTGGCGGGCGTACGCCTTCGTCTGCAACAGGCCGGGGATTACCAGGGGCTGGTGCGCGCGGATCGCGGTGGCCTGACGCTCCAGTGTCGCGAAGTTACGCCACTCCTCGGGGATCTCCCGAACATTGGCCAGAGCGCACCATAGCTGATCCAGCACACCTCCGGTTTCCAGTTTTTCATCTATAGCTTGTGCGATGTCCCGATTTGGGGTTCTTGTTCCCCGCTCCCATGCGCTGATGGTCACCGGCGCCACGTGCAGGAGGCCTGCTAACTGGGCCTGGGTCTTCTTGGCCGCGCAGCGCAACCTCCGCAGCTCATCGCCCCAACGCCGCCATTTTTCAAGAACAACTTCCGCCATGTTCACTTTTTTACACGCGAACTCTACCCGTGTCTCCAGATCGCACAGAAATGTGCATAGCAGTGAATTCGCTGGATCCAGGAGCTGGGTGAAGGCAAGGTGGGCGGCACAAAGACGGCCCTGGCCGGTGTCAGCACACGCCGGACGCAGGGCCTTGATCCCCAGACCTGAACCAGACAGGCGAGGACCCGAAATGAACGATAACGTCCGCCAAGCCGAACAAGCGACCGGTACAAGGAATCACCGCGTTCGGAAACTGAACGATCGGCGGGCCGCGCGGGTGCGCCCCTACATCCGAGTCGTCATGGGGGAAGCGGCCTGACCATGGATGTCTTCACTCGCA contains:
- a CDS encoding helix-turn-helix domain-containing protein gives rise to the protein MAEVVLEKWRRWGDELRRLRCAAKKTQAQLAGLLHVAPVTISAWERGTRTPNRDIAQAIDEKLETGGVLDQLWCALANVREIPEEWRNFATLERQATAIRAHQPLVIPGLLQTKAYARHIMLQWEPELDSDQLEHQVTARTSRLDALRRTALTFVLDEGVVSRQVGSAELMRSQLDHILNVIDDHRIRVSVIPRNAPLRPLMISSFRIMTLPDGRLVGHEELMWGVHVTSSAVEVEKMASVFGSLQAEALSPGASADLIADLRKEI